Genomic segment of Nostoc sp. TCL240-02:
ATTGTCGGCTTCGATCCTTATCTAGGATACTTACACGTCGAACGTTATGGTAGACCTTCCTTAGCCTTAGACTTGATGGAAGAGTTTCGTCCCTTAATAGTGGATGCTGTTGTGTTGTCGCTAATTAACAAGCGATCGCTAACCTTAACTGACTTTACCACCGAACCGCTCAGTGGTGCTGTGTCTTTAACCAAAGAAGGATTGCATACATTTCTTCGCGCCTACGAACAAAAGAAACAATCCGAGTTCAAACATCCAGTCATGGGAAACAAATGCACCTACCAAAAATCCTTTGAAATTCAGGCAAGGTTATTAAGTAAGTACCTCATGAACGAAATCGATAAATATCCCCCTTTAGTTCTCAAATAACTTATCATTTTTCCCTATTCCCCATTCCCATTCCCTTCATGTATATTGTTGTCAGCTACGACATTCCAGAAGATAAGCGTCGAACTAAAATCCATTCTATTCTCAAGTCTTATGGACAATGGATGCAACTGAGTGTGTTTGAGTGCGATGTCACTCCCACTCAGTATGCTAAACTGCGATCGCGTTTAGCCAAATTGATTAAACCCGACACTGACAGCGTGCGCTTTTATTTTCTCTGTGCTTGTTGTCAGGAAAAAATCGAACGTATTGGCGGAGAACAGCCACGAGACGAAACAATTTTCTTTGCTGAGTCCCCTTCTGGCTAGTACAGCACGGTGTAAATTAACAGACCATATTGGTGAGAGAATAAATAATCAGCTTAAAACCCGTTCGTTTGAGGGGGCGTATCAAGGACTGAGGGTGTGACTATATTAATTCCTAAAATATTAAATCCAATTTGCGATCAGTTCAACATAGCTGACCGCTTTTTCTTTTCAGGGACTTTTTACCTGACCTGATATGTCAATTTTTTACCCATATTTTTCTAAGTATGATTTTTGAAGCGCTCATTTTTAGTCTAAACTCCAGCAGTAACTTATTTCGATTTTCAAGATACAAACACGTAATTTTTATAAAATTTTTATACTAAGTAAAAGCAGTAAAAAAATGCCATCTCAGATAGTGACACTCAACTAAACAAACACTATAGTGATTAGATTAATCAACTGTATTGTGTCAGCAAGTTAGCCAAAAATTCCTTTTTAGCCTGTCAAAAGGCTGGTTAAAGTGAAAAGTTGTGTTTCTCAATCGTGACAGAAACCATACCGAAAGTGTCAACTCTCGGTTGGTTTTTTGTGCCTTAAAACAGCAAATCTCTGAAAAATCAATTTAGGTAAATAGAAATTATGGCAAATATCAAGGGTACTAATGCTAATGATGTCCTTATTACAGGTAATCATACCAATAATAACCTCTCTGGGGGAGATGGTAATGACACCCTATATGGTGGTGAAGGAGATAATAGCTTATACGGTGATTTCGGTAACGATATTCTTGATATTTCCTTTTCTTCTGGGAAAAACCTTTTAGACGGTGGCTTGGGAAACGATCAACTTTATGCTTCTAACACCACTGGCAACAACACTCTTAAAGGAGGATCTGGAGGTGATTATTTTAATATAAACAATTCTTCTGGGAAAAATATTTTAGACGGTGGCTCTGAGAATGATTCATTTTCTGCTTCCCATACCACTGGCAACAACACCCTTAATGGAGGAGAAGGAAATGATTATCTATACATTTATCATTCTTCTGGAAATAACCTTTTAAATGGTGGTTCTGAGAACGATCGACTTTATGCTTCTAACACTACTGGCAACAACACCCTTAACGGAGGAACTGGGGATGATGTGTTTGATATTTCTTCTTCTTCTGGAAATAACCTTTTAGACGGTGGCTTGGGGAACGATCAATTTTATGCTTACAGTGCTACTGGCAACAACACCCTTAAAGGAGGGAGTGACAACGACTCCTTCCATTTGAGCGCCCCCTCTGTTACTCCCCCTGTTTTAGTGACTCAAACGGTAGATGGAGGTACGGGCGACGACTATTTGTCTATCGATTATGGAAGTTTTACTACTGAGGGAATCACCTCAACTTTCAATACAATCACTAACCAAGGTTCAATTACAGTTGGGACATATCGAGTTAGCTACAAGAATATTGAACAATTAGATATTTCTGGTACAGCTAACACTGACACTATTGTAGGTAGTAATGGTAACGATTACCTTTTCGGCAATGATGGCAATGATCTCCTGACTGGAGGGAGAGGCAATGATTATCTGTTCGGGGGAGATGGCACTGATACATTTGCCTTCAATAATTACAATGAAGGTGTTGATAGTCTTTATGACTTCAACCCGATTGCTGAAGTTATTCAGGTTTCGGCTACTGGTTTTGGCGGTTCTTTAGCAAAAGGCGCACTCTCGACTAGTCAGTTTACCATCGGTTCCGCCGCGAGTGCGATCGCTCAACGATTTATCTACGACAACGGTACAGGTGCCCTGTTCTTTGACCAAGATGGTAGCGGTGGTGCGTTTACTCAGGTACAATTCGCGCAACTCAGCGATGGATTGTCACTAAGTGCAACTAATTTTGTTGTTGTTTAATTGTACAAAATCAAAGCGATCGCTCCTACTGGTGTTTAAAAGCTTTTGCTTGAAGAGTGTAAAGGTAAGCTGTTGTGCCTTTAATTTGCACTAATATTTTTTCAATATGATTGTGGGGTGGGCAACATGAGCGCCCTGATAGTGCAAGTTGTGTACATAACAGCTTAACTGGGAATATCCATGAGTAAACCAAACTTTGATGCTATGAGCAAGACAGAATTACGCGCTTATGTCATTGCACATCAAGATGATCAAGAGGCTTTTTACGCACTTGCGGATCGTTTGACGGCAAAACCTCCCTCTGGGACTTATCCCGCCTCAATGACTCCAGAAGAAATCCATAAGGCAGTGTTAGACATTATTCAACAGAAACAGTAATGTCTATAACGGGCTGCGCCTATGCCAGATTCGAAAAACAGCTTAACACCACCCTCACCTCATAAATTGTTAACACCCTTGCCCCTAGATATAACGAAAGTGATACACTACATCCATGCTAGGGGTGCCTACATAACCAGGCTGAGATCACACCCTTAACACCTGAGTCTGGGTAATACCAGCGGAGGGAAGCTGTTTATTGAGGAATCATAATATGCGGACAGAATGGGTTGCTAAACGACGTGGGCAGGTTAATGTATCGCAAATGCATTACGCCCGCCAAGGTGTCATCACCGAAGAAATGCACTACGTCGCCCAACGAGAAAATCTTCCTGCCGATCTCATTCGTGATGAAGTGGCGCGGGGGCGAATGATTATCCCTGCTAATATCAATCACACCAATCTAGAGCCGATGGCTATTGGTATTGCCTCTAAATGTAAGGTTAATGCTAATATCGGCGCTTCCCCCAACTCTTCTAATCTTCAAGAAGAAGTTGATAAGCTGAATCTGGCGGTGAAGTACGGTGCTGATACCGTGATGGATTTGTCTACAGGCGGCGGTAATTTGGATGAAATTCGTACCGCCATCATCAAGGCTTCACCTGTTCCTATTGGTACGGTGCCAGTATACCAAGCTTTAGAAAGCGTCCACGGCACAATCGAGAATCTGACTGCTGATGATTTTCTCCATATCATCGAAAAGCACTCCCAGCAGGGGGTAGATTATCAAACTATCCACGCTGGGATTTTGATTGAGCATTTGCCCTTAGTGAGAAACCGCATCACCGGTATTGTCTCTCGCGGTGGCGGGATTTTGGCGCGGTGGATGTTGCATCACCACAAACAAAACCCACTTTATACCCACTTCCAAGATATTATTGAGATTTTCAAAAAGTACGATGTCTCCTTCAGTTTAGGAGATTCCCTACGTCCTGGCTGTACCCATGATGCTTCCGATGAAGCACAATTAGCTGAATTGAAAACGCTAGGACAGCTAACTCGCAAAGCCTGGGAAGATGATGTCCAGGTGATGGTGGAAGGACCGGGACACGTGCCAATGGATCAAATTGAGTTCAACGTCCGTAAGCAGATGGAAGAGTGTTCTGAAGCACCTTTCTATGTTTTGGGCCCATTGGTGACAGACATTGCTCCTGGTTATGACCATATCACTTCAGCCATTGGAGCAGCGATGGCTGGATGGTACGGTACTGCTATGCTGTGCTATGTAACACCTAAAGAACATTTGGGTCTACCAAATGCTGAAGATGTACGGAATGGGTTAATTGCCTATAAAATAGCGGCTCATGCGGCTGATATTGCTAGACATCGCCCTGGTGCAAGGGATAGAGATGATGAACTTTCTAAAGCGCGTTACAACTTCGATTGGAACCGTCAGTTTGAATTATCACTCGATCCAGAAAGAGCTAAGGAATATCACGATGAAACTTTACCAGCAGATATCTATAAAACTGCTGAGTTTTGTTCGATGTGTGGGCCTAAGTTCTGCCCAATGCAAACTAAGGTTGATGCTGATGCGCTGACAGAATTAGAGAAGTTCTTGGCAAAAGAGCCTGTGACTCAAGGCTAATTGACATGGGGAAATGGGAAATGGGGCATCGAGAAGAGACATAGGAGACAAGGAAGAGGGGGGAGATAAGGGAGAAACTTGAATTAATTCTCCCCCTGTCCCCTGCCTGCTCTGCTCCCTCATCCCCACACTCCCTAACTCAAACGTAACCCGATTTCAATGGTAAAGCTGCGAATCTTTCCTGTATCTGTGGTAGCTTTATCTGCAACTTCCAGAGTCCAAGTTCCTTGGGGACTTTTACCTTTAAAGGCAGCAAGTTTTGGGGTGTTTACCTCGTCATAGGTTGTTTTGATATTATCTGTAGCTCCGCCCTGGCGATCGTGCAGAATAATGGGAAGTATGCCTATTTGCACTGGGGGAAGGAGAGTAACTACAAGATCCCCAATATAAGTATGCTCGATATCTACATTAACTTTGATGGATTTTATCAGACTGGTATTAGCGATCGCCAACGACAATGTTGATGTTTGCAAGTCGTTAATTGGGATATCTTGTACTGCCTTGAATATGCTAATGGGCGATGTTTGCGCTGGCTTGGCCAATTCTACAGCTTTGAGAGCATTGATTCGACCATAACCGTAGAAAGGGCTGCGACCATTGGCATCATATTTACCTCCAGCTTGATCGATGCGATCGCAAGACCGTTTAATAATATCTCGTACTTCGTCCCAACGCAGATTTGGATTTCTGGCAATAATCAATGCTGCTACACCAGCCGCACCTGGACAAGCACTAGAAGTCCCGCCGAATTCGTTTGTGTAGTTACCTCCGGCATCACCCAGATTTACATTACCGGAATTATAACCAAGTACACCAGCGCGATCGGTTGTCCAAATTCCAGGGGTTTGAGAACTATCACCATTGTTACTGGGAAAGGCACACCACACCGCCTGACCAAAGTCACTGTAAGCGCTTCTTGTGCCAAAGTCGTTACAAGCTGCGATCGCAATTACCTTTTGGTAGCTGGCGTAGCCATCGTTATCCACGCTTTCATTACCATTGCCAGCCGCGAATAAAATTACACATCCCTTGCCGTTGCGTCCTTTATTGATTGCAAAGTCCATAGCCAATCGTGTGGAGTCAGGCAAAGGTACTTTTTGCTTGTGTAGAGGATCGTTTGGCTCAAACCAAGTCCCATCTGCTGGGCCCCAACTGCAAGAAATCACATCAGCACCATTTTGAGCCGCCCAAATAAAAGCATCTGCTTCATCCTGTGACCCCAACGATGAAGCTAAACGAATCGGCATCAATTTTGCACCCGGTGCTACACCAGATGCACCAAATTTCCCGTTGCCACAAGCTACACCGGCACAAGCTGTCCCGTGGTTATTGTCGTTTCCGGGTCTGGGATTGTCACTTTTACGTGTGACATCACGCGGGGCAACAATCTTTCCAGAGGAACGGAACTCTTCATGATCAAGATCCACACCGTCGTCAATAATTGCAATAATTGCTCCTGTGCCATCGCTCAACTTCCAAGCTGCTTCAACGTTGGCATGGGCGTTAATTACCTTACCGTTAATTGTTGTTTGCTTTAAGTGCCACTGCTGCGGGAAAACCTGACGTTGGCGTGATTCACGCACTAGTTCAGGATGACACAGTTCTACTGATTCCTCATTCAGAAGTCTCTCGGCGATGTCAAAGATGGCTATACCAGTATTTGTAGGTGCATTGACAAAATAAGCATTTCGTGAGTATTCAAGTTGGCGTTTAATTGTTAAGCCGTAACGTCGCAATATCTCTTGGCAAGCTCTTGATTCTTCTTCATTATCGAATTTAACGAAGAGGTTTTCGGTGTAAATTATCGGTTGACTGGAGGCTGGATCGATCAAGACACGTCCGGCAAATTGGACTTCAGACTCTTGGTTGAGAATTTCACGAGCGCGATCGCGCAAAGCAACACCCTGAGTCGGAACTTTCGCACGCAAAATTTCAACACCCGCTTGCCGAAACCGCGTTGTTAACTCGAATTGATTGAGGATGCTACGAGCCGTGGGTGACACAGGTGCGACTTCAAACGGTCTTGCACCAATTAGAGTACTGCGGCTTTCGGTACGCACTACAACGTGTTCTTCACTGATAGCAAGTTCATACTGTTGACCGTTCTGTCCACCATAGCGAACCTGAACCATAGCTTACTCTCCTGGGATATTTGTCTTGAAAATTGGGCGTTGGGAAATCGTATTATGCACTACTTTTAAAGCTTGCTATACGTAGCGTGCATTTACGTTTAGTTTATGGATGGTTTTTATTTCATGTGTTATATGTGTATTACGACATTAAAAAGATCCAGCTGCAACAGAATTTAATCTCTTTAAAGTTCATACAAGCCTTCAATTCGTCTTTCCAGAAAAGAAGAATTCAAAGTCAGGCTGTTTTACGAATCTTCACTATTACTAGGGGCATATAGCTTGCATTCCGATAAAAGATTTGTATTCCATACCACTGAAAACGCTATAACATCATTAGAACTTGAGAAAGATGTTTTATTTTCCGGCTGAGTATTTTCTACAGGTGTACTCTTTACCCCTGATTGCTGAAGTGAAATTTCAAAACGACTATTTTTCTGAGTATCCTGAAGAAATTCGGGTTGGCAGCAATCGCACTGCTGTATCTTACACTCGTAAGTCTGGGTACTATGCAATACATTATGATAATCAACCCAAGACGGTAGCACCAGGAGCAATTTTACAACTTAACGATGGTGCGATGTCTACGATGGTCACTGAGCCTTGTCGAAGTGCGGGCTACAGCTACGCAGTTTTTCCAGGCGAACCCAATCAATCAGAGCAGGGTAAACTGAGTCCAGTTTACACAATAGAACCCAATGGTTCCCTAGCAGTACCAACTGGACTGGTTTTCATCCGCTTTGCTGAAGGCGTTGATATAGAGTCCCAGCACGAGGCAATTAATCAAGCGGGTTACGAAGTAGTAGAAAGCCTTGACTATGCGCCTCACGCCGCTTGGTTGCGTGCCCAATCAGGTAATATTGCTGATGCGATCGCAAAGATTCCTCAGCTAGAAGCGATACCTAAAGTTGAGAATATCGAACCTCAGATGCTTATGGAAAGAGGTTTGAGACTAGGGCGTTAATAAGTTGTAATGGGCTACACCCCGCTACGCTAACGTAATTCGTAATTATTTGATGAGCCATAAAAAAGATGTTTAACAACAGCAATAACTCCCAAGCTAATATTCTCTATAGACATGGCGACGTTTTAATTAGACATATTGCTAGCTTACCTGTTGGCGCTCAAAAGCGTGTAGGTGCTACTCTCGCTCATGGTGAAATTACAGGACATAGCCATCGCATTCAACAATCTGATGCTGTTCAGTTGTGGACAAATGGTAGTGACCTTTTTCTAGAGGTTAAAGAACCAAGTGCCACTTTAGTTCATGAAGAACATCGAGCGATTGAATTACCCCAAGGGCTTTACCGCGTTTGGAGACAACGCGAATATCGCCCTGATGCCTATGTGGAGGTAGTAGACTAATGCTCAAGATCATGTCTAATGGACGTGTGCCGAATAAACAAGTTTTGCAGCGCCCAAACCAAAGCCACGAGCCTGTATCGGCTGAATATGCTCGAAAACTGATCCTTGAGCATCGCGCTTGGGATGGGATGCGCGTTTTAGGCCATCTGGATTTAAGCGGTGCATTGAATCTTTACAATCTACCTGAAAATCTCACCTGTGAAAGTCTTGATATCAGCGACTGTGTAAACCTCACAACCCTTCCCACAGGACTCCACGTTACTTATTGGATTGAGTTAGCCGGAAGTGGGATTACTAGTGTATCTGCGGGACATGGTTTTGTCTGGCGCTGGCGAGGCGTGCAGGTGACAGATAAAATTGCCTTTGAATCCCAGTCTCTAACGGGGCAAGATATCCTCAATGTAGAGAACATTGAGTTGCGCCGCGTGCTGATTGAGCGTCTGGGATACGAGACATTTTTGCAGCAAGTGGGAGGATTGATCCGCGATCGCGATCGTGACGCTGGTGGAGAACGTCAACTAGTCTACATTCCTTTTGAGGATGACGAGCCGCTTATGGTCTTGAAAGTCACCTGTCCATCCACAGGACATATTCATATCTTGCGCGTTCCCCCTCACATGCGGAGTTGCCATCAAGCAGCCGCTTGGATTGCGGGCT
This window contains:
- a CDS encoding calcium-binding protein — encoded protein: MANIKGTNANDVLITGNHTNNNLSGGDGNDTLYGGEGDNSLYGDFGNDILDISFSSGKNLLDGGLGNDQLYASNTTGNNTLKGGSGGDYFNINNSSGKNILDGGSENDSFSASHTTGNNTLNGGEGNDYLYIYHSSGNNLLNGGSENDRLYASNTTGNNTLNGGTGDDVFDISSSSGNNLLDGGLGNDQFYAYSATGNNTLKGGSDNDSFHLSAPSVTPPVLVTQTVDGGTGDDYLSIDYGSFTTEGITSTFNTITNQGSITVGTYRVSYKNIEQLDISGTANTDTIVGSNGNDYLFGNDGNDLLTGGRGNDYLFGGDGTDTFAFNNYNEGVDSLYDFNPIAEVIQVSATGFGGSLAKGALSTSQFTIGSAASAIAQRFIYDNGTGALFFDQDGSGGAFTQVQFAQLSDGLSLSATNFVVV
- a CDS encoding DUF6745 domain-containing protein, producing MLKIMSNGRVPNKQVLQRPNQSHEPVSAEYARKLILEHRAWDGMRVLGHLDLSGALNLYNLPENLTCESLDISDCVNLTTLPTGLHVTYWIELAGSGITSVSAGHGFVWRWRGVQVTDKIAFESQSLTGQDILNVENIELRRVLIERLGYETFLQQVGGLIRDRDRDAGGERQLVYIPFEDDEPLMVLKVTCPSTGHIHILRVPPHMRSCHQAAAWIAGFNNPDDYNPAIEA
- the cas2 gene encoding CRISPR-associated endonuclease Cas2; this encodes MYIVVSYDIPEDKRRTKIHSILKSYGQWMQLSVFECDVTPTQYAKLRSRLAKLIKPDTDSVRFYFLCACCQEKIERIGGEQPRDETIFFAESPSG
- the thiC gene encoding phosphomethylpyrimidine synthase, yielding MRTEWVAKRRGQVNVSQMHYARQGVITEEMHYVAQRENLPADLIRDEVARGRMIIPANINHTNLEPMAIGIASKCKVNANIGASPNSSNLQEEVDKLNLAVKYGADTVMDLSTGGGNLDEIRTAIIKASPVPIGTVPVYQALESVHGTIENLTADDFLHIIEKHSQQGVDYQTIHAGILIEHLPLVRNRITGIVSRGGGILARWMLHHHKQNPLYTHFQDIIEIFKKYDVSFSLGDSLRPGCTHDASDEAQLAELKTLGQLTRKAWEDDVQVMVEGPGHVPMDQIEFNVRKQMEECSEAPFYVLGPLVTDIAPGYDHITSAIGAAMAGWYGTAMLCYVTPKEHLGLPNAEDVRNGLIAYKIAAHAADIARHRPGARDRDDELSKARYNFDWNRQFELSLDPERAKEYHDETLPADIYKTAEFCSMCGPKFCPMQTKVDADALTELEKFLAKEPVTQG
- a CDS encoding S8 family serine peptidase, whose product is MVQVRYGGQNGQQYELAISEEHVVVRTESRSTLIGARPFEVAPVSPTARSILNQFELTTRFRQAGVEILRAKVPTQGVALRDRAREILNQESEVQFAGRVLIDPASSQPIIYTENLFVKFDNEEESRACQEILRRYGLTIKRQLEYSRNAYFVNAPTNTGIAIFDIAERLLNEESVELCHPELVRESRQRQVFPQQWHLKQTTINGKVINAHANVEAAWKLSDGTGAIIAIIDDGVDLDHEEFRSSGKIVAPRDVTRKSDNPRPGNDNNHGTACAGVACGNGKFGASGVAPGAKLMPIRLASSLGSQDEADAFIWAAQNGADVISCSWGPADGTWFEPNDPLHKQKVPLPDSTRLAMDFAINKGRNGKGCVILFAAGNGNESVDNDGYASYQKVIAIAACNDFGTRSAYSDFGQAVWCAFPSNNGDSSQTPGIWTTDRAGVLGYNSGNVNLGDAGGNYTNEFGGTSSACPGAAGVAALIIARNPNLRWDEVRDIIKRSCDRIDQAGGKYDANGRSPFYGYGRINALKAVELAKPAQTSPISIFKAVQDIPINDLQTSTLSLAIANTSLIKSIKVNVDIEHTYIGDLVVTLLPPVQIGILPIILHDRQGGATDNIKTTYDEVNTPKLAAFKGKSPQGTWTLEVADKATTDTGKIRSFTIEIGLRLS